In Gracilinanus agilis isolate LMUSP501 chromosome 1, AgileGrace, whole genome shotgun sequence, the sequence CCCGGAGTGGGGCCACCAAAGTCCACTTGTTAGTCTGAGGGTCATAATGTTCTACCTGTTTAAGTGACACGGAAGGGGAGGCCGGAAAGGAGCCACTCACAGCTGTGTGGCCCCCAACTACATAGAGAGAATGAGCCAGCTCAGCAGAGCCGTGGCCAAATCTGGCCACTAGCATCGGGGCGGCTTTGGCCCATTCATCATGAAGGGTGTCATAGACCCACACATCCTTGGAGGCACTGTTTTCAGAACCCCGGCCACCAGTGACGTAGACTTTGGAGCCAATGGCACAGGCACTACATTCTTTCCGGGGGCTTGGAATATCTGTCCTAGGGATGATATCGCTGGTTGTCTGGTCAATGGTATAAATCTTGTCACACATGAATGTCTGCCCCCCAAGGAGCAGGAGAGCCTGGCTGACCTTCCTGGGCCGGGCGCAGAAGCCCGTCACCAGCCCATCATTCTGCAGGAGCCTCATCTTACAGCGCACGGCATCTGCCACGATCTCCCCGCCTAGTTTGTGGCTTGTTACGACATCTTCTTGAGCCACCTGGGTCTTGAGGTAAGCCTCAGGCAGGAGCGCTAGGCGGACAGAGCGCAAAAGTGCGGGCAAGTCATCGTGCCGGGCAGTTAGGTCATGCTTGATCCAGCCAACAACTGCCTCATATACCAGGctttcctcctccacctccaggTCTTCACTCTGCACAAGCTCTAACAGCCTCACTTTGGGGAGTTTAAGGAAATCTTCAGACTTGTACAAAGAAGCAAAGTTAGCTAACGCCATCCTCCAGGACAGCTCAAACAGCCTCTCACAGTTAAAGGCATCAGACAGGGCCAGCATATTGAGACAGTTGGCTGGGTGCAGATTTTTTTCCAAGAAGGCTGCAGCGGCATCCCGGATATCATGAAATTGCAGCATGTCTCCGGCCTCCAGGAGAGATTCTGCATTCTCTTCATTGATTAGCACCCTTGCTGAGTAGGCATAGTCGAGCAACAATTCCAATACCTCTGGGTGCAGTCTGTCCCCGAAGTCCACGAGGCCCTCTCGGCTCTCTTTCAGGCCCCCTCCAAACATGGCCTCAAAGTAGTAGCTGCAAGAAGCCAGCACAGCTCGGTGACAGTGGAAAACACCACTCCCGGCCTTGAGCACCACATCAGTGAAAAGACACTTTTGTCGAAGCAAGTTCAGATGGGTCAAGAGGCTGTCTGCATGGCCCGGCTTGTGAAAAATCTGTATGTTCATGGAGCCAGAGCTGGATCGAGACTTCCTGGTCTCGTGGCTGGTGACCGACATTGTCTTCTGtgttctaaaagaaaataagagttggGCCCCCGAATTAGACAATAACAGATAACATCTGTATAATGCTTTAAGACTTATAGAACACCTTCCTAAATTCATTTGATTCCCATAACAATCCTGGGACATAAGTGCCGGTATTATCTCCTTTTAACAGAGGAAATTTGCCCTAGGTCCACAGCTCTTTGAAGAAGGATGCAATCTCAGGTCTCCAGACTCCAAGTTTACTGTTATCTCCACTACATCAAGCCACCTCTGATCTCAAAGAAACATTCCAATTCCAAAACATAAAAATGGTTTTCCCCCAGACAGAGGAACATACTAAATAACAGAGGAAGATCTGGTTTTCAGTAGGCTCTGTGAGAAAGCCAACAAGGGTATTTCATCTACCTGGCCTCAGGCAGGAGATGACTAATCCCCACTCTGGGGCCAAACCCCAGGAACAAAAAGATAAGGGAAGTTAAACACAGAAAGCACAGCCAGGAAAGGTGGGTTCAGTTGGGCTTCAGGTAATAATTAACTCCCTTTTCAGGAGACACAATCTTTGAAGTAGAGGCCCTGCCCTTCCCTTGACTTAAAAGCACAGGAAACTAAACCCCACCAGCCCCATAGAATTAAAAGCTAGGTAAGCAGAACTGGGTTTCCaagttaaacttaaaaaaaatttttttttaataatccttgccttccctcttagaatcaatattgtctattggttcctaggcagaagagcagtaggcactaggcaatggggattaagtgacttgcccaggatcacaaatctagggagtgtctgaggtcagatttcaacccaggactcAAGTTAAATTTTCCTACCACCCCATACCCCCATCACTGTCCTCTTCAAGCCAGCTCTGTGTCCTGCACTGCCTTAGGGGCCTCTTGCAGCTTGATTAGCCTCCTGGACAAGTCCCCATGCTCAGCTGggttctctccttttccagtcaGAAGTGATGGCCAGGAGGGGCCCCAGACTAACAATCCCCCTACTCACTGTCACCCTTCCTTCTCCTCAGCACCCTCATAATGACACCCCTTGCTGCCACAGATGCAGACCCAGAAACCTTGCCTCCTCCTAGGCATTTCCCCCCAACCAGTCTGTCAAATTCCCCTCACTAGAGCTCCTCAGTCACCCCTCCTGCCAGATGCTCCCAAAGATCCTCCTCGGCccccacatatacacacattcagACCCTTGGCCATCCTCCTGCTAGACGCCACCCCAGACCCCCTTCCTACTAGACACCCCACCCCAGACTTTCAGACATTCCTCCAATCCCTCACACATAGCCTCAGTCCCCTCCTGCTAGACCCCCAAAGATACTCGTCAGACCCCTCCATAGACCCTCAGGCCCCACCCCCCCGGCCGCTTCCCCACATAGTCCTTCAGCCACCCCTTCTGCTAGACCGCCCCCCAGAACTCCTTCCTACTAGACACCCCCCAGACCCTCAGCCATTCCTCCTGCTAGACACCTCCCAGACTCTCAAATATCCCTCCGATCACTCCCTCCCACATAGCCTCAGCCCCNNNNNNNNNNNNNNNNNNNNNNNNNNNNNNNNNNNNNNNNNNNNNNNNNNNNNNNNNNNNNNNNNNNNNNNNNNNNNNNNNNNNNNNNNNNNNNNNNNNNNNNNNNNNNNNNNNNNNNNNNNNNNNNNNNNNNNNNNNNNNNNNNNNNNNNNNNNNNNNNNNNNNNNNNNNNNNNNNNNNNNNNNNNNNNNNNNNNNNNNNNNNNNNNNNNNNNNNNNNNNNNNNNNNNNNNNNNNNNNNNNNNNNNNNNNNNNNNNNNNNNNNNNNNNNNNNNNNNNNNNNNNNNNNNNNNNNNNNNNNNNNNNNNNNNNNNNNNNNNNNNNNNNNNNNNNNNNNNNNNNNNNNNNNNNNNNNNNNNNNNNNNNNNNNNNNNNNNNNNNNNNNNNNNNNNNNNNNNNNNNNNNNNNNNNNNNNNNNNNNNNNNNNNNNNNNNNNNNNNNNNNNNNNNNNNNNNNNNNNNNNNNNNNNNNNNNNNNNNNNNNNNNNNNNNNNNNNNNNNNNNNNNNNNNNNNNNNNNNNNNNNNNNNNNNNNNNNNNNNNNNNNNNNNNNNNNNNNNNNNNNNNNNNNNNNNNNNNNNNNNNNNNNNNNNNNNNNNNNNNNNNNNNNNNNNNNNNNNNNNNNNNNNNNNNNNNNNNNNNNNNNNNNNNNNNNNNNNNNNNNNNNNNNNNNNNNNNNNNNNNNNNNNNNNNNNNNNNNNNNNNNNNNNNNNNNNNNNNNNNNNNNNNNNNNNNNNNNNNNNNNNNNNNNNNNNNNNNNNNNNNNNNNNNNNNNNNNNNNNNNNNNNNNNNNNNNNNNNNNNNNNNNNNNNNNNNNNNNNNNNNNNNNNNNNNNNNNNNNNNNNNNNNNNNNNNNNNNNNNNNNNNNNNNNNNNNNNNNNNNNNNNNNNNNNNNNNNNNNNNNNNNNNNNNNNNNNNNNNNNNNNNNNNNNNNNNNNNNNNNNNNNNNNNNNNNNNNNNNNNNNNNNNNNNNNNNNNNNNNNNNNNNNNNNNNNNNNNNNNNNNNNNNNNNNNNNNNNNNNNNNNNNNNNNNNNNNNNNNNNNNNNNNNNNNNNNNNNNNNNNNNNNNNNNNNNNNNNNNNNNNNNNNNNNNNNNNNNNNNNNNNNNNNNNNNNNNNNNNNNNNNNNNNNNNNNNNNNNNNNNNNNNNNNNNNNNNNNNNNNNNNNNNNNNNNNN encodes:
- the LOC123232304 gene encoding ectoderm-neural cortex protein 1-like, translating into MSVTSHETRKSRSSSGSMNIQIFHKPGHADSLLTHLNLLRQKCLFTDVVLKAGSGVFHCHRAVLASCSYYFEAMFGGGLKESREGLVDFGDRLHPEVLELLLDYAYSARVLINEENAESLLEAGDMLQFHDIRDAAAAFLEKNLHPANCLNMLALSDAFNCERLFELSWRMALANFASLYKSEDFLKLPKVRLLELVQSEDLEVEEESLVYEAVVGWIKHDLTARHDDLPALLRSVRLALLPEAYLKTQVAQEDVVTSHKLGGEIVADAVRCKMRLLQNDGLVTGFCARPRKVSQALLLLGGQTFMCDKIYTIDQTTSDIIPRTDIPSPRKECSACAIGSKVYVTGGRGSENSASKDVWVYDTLHDEWAKAAPMLVARFGHGSAELAHSLYVVGGHTAVSGSFPASPSVSLKQVEHYDPQTNKWTLVAPLREGVSNAAVVGAKKKLFVFGGTSVNQIHLPKVQCFDPCQNRWTAPTTCPQAWRYTAAAVLGSQVIVIGGDTEFSASSAYRFHSDTFQWSKFGDVTARRISCRAVTCGNRLFVVGGYCGTQRCKTLDCYDPTSDTWSSITTVPYSLIPTAFVSTWKYLSV